GAATCATATACACCGTCATGCAGTCTTTTAAAATCTTCTTTGAAAAACAGAACCATACAACTACACTATAATATACAGTCAGTCCGCGCTTAGAGAGTAACAGATTTTAGCAAGTACAATTTTCTTGACAGATTTCAAAACAAAACGATGAAATTTCCAACCTAATGAGATCGACATAAATAGTTACTCCTAAGTACAAGTCTCAACCTAACTAATTACAAAGTTAGTTAGAGCTTGACAATAGTGTCTCTATAATTGACAAATATTGTAGGGGGAAGAGAAGCTGTAAACATCTAAACTTCTTTCTTTCTAAGTTATCATTATCTTCATGGAGGGGAAAAGCGTGGAAACAAAAACACCAATTCAAAATATACTATAGAGTTGAAGCACCATATTCACCTGTTGATTCTTCTGTTACACTCTTGGTGCAAGGCATATTTGTATCATCTACTTCCCCTAAATCCTTACTTTCAGGGCACAAATCAATCAATGCGAATTTCCCCGATCCCATCTGTGAAGCAGACTGGCAAAAATCGACCCGCTTCACTGATGGCTTGTTTTCAGAACTTGTAGATTCTGGCACAACCCTCACCATATTTGTAGCTGGTTGTCTGTTCACCTGATTTTGCAAGTTGGCCTTCTTTGAAATATTGGATTGCACATTCTGCTTGTTCATAATCCACTTCTCCGCATCATTCCATTTCGACGACATTGGTCTTGAGAAGGACCTCGTCATGGAATGGTGCAGTGACCTCTCCCCTTTATGAAACTCGAAGCTTGAGGTGCTGTCATAATCAAGATTTTCATCCTCACACATTCTAACGGGGTGGACAGAACTGGAATTACCAGTGTCAACCTTAGAAAGAAGCTGCATTCTAAAACGACTAGCATCGCCATTATCCTTTGCTCCGAGCTCCTTCGACTGCAACAAATTTCCGTCGCCTTGGCTACCATCCGATGTAACACCATCAGACTTAATTTGCAAAACCTCTAAATTCGATACTGCCAAAAGAAAACAGGGTGCAGGCCTAAAATCAGCATATGGATTTGCACAATTTAGGGCACTAAAACTGCTGCTTCACTCATGCTTCagggaaagaaaaaaataagtttaCTCAAATCTTTCCTCATTGAAAAGCTCAACTAatttccaaaattttcagaaacTATATGTCACAACTTCTGAAAGGGCCAATAGAAACAGCTCAAAGCATGTAAAAGCCCCTAGGACCACTAGCTCTAATTCAACAATATCTAAGATAGCTAATAAATGCAATCTACCAATAAAAGAGTAACTGAAGGCAAAACGGTAAAGGGCCAAAAATCATCAAACCTTCTTCTCCAAAATCCCCATTTTGGGCTGCCAACAAGCTATTATTGACAAATTCCGAATCTTCCATCTTAGAAGGAGATGTTCTTGAAGAATTACTGTTTGAtccatcttttttcttttgatgatgtggcCCCATAAGCTTTATCCTCAACTTACTAGGAGATAGGATACCAGTCTGAAATAACACCcaaaatgaaaattgaaaaactcaataccaaaaaaaaaaaaagcaaaaagaaaaagaaattgagAAAGTTCAGCACCCCCCCCCCTCCACTGTAGAAAACAgattaaaaatttactattaCCCCATTTAAGTAATCTCATTCAAACCACATTGTAATTTTCTCTTAAACCATTAATCAAGCAAATGGTGTGCTAGGATCAGAAAACATCTACTAATTTGAAGGGATAACCCAATATAGCGATGACGAAACAACGACTCCAAGGGAAAGGACGAGAAATGCATGTATGGCGACAGAAGATGTGATAATCGTGAAAAGATTGCAATACCTGAACTTTGTGTATCCTCTCGTACTCCATTAGATTCTCTCTCTACTTTTTTGCTTTCTATTTTACTCACACACGCAGATACGCACAGCACAACCGTGAACAGAggtctagagagagagagagaggagaggtaGCTAAGAAGAAGCCAAAGCTCTTTATGGTCACAGCTCTGCTAATCTGATGCGCCTTGTTTtagagagagtgagaagagagaaagagagagaaagagaagagagagagaatgtatgTAAGTTGGTGGCAACGTTGCCGATCTTTTACCGATTTATTGACTATCTAGTCGGCGATTATTTTCGaattgggtttttttttttcgaaacttttttttatatatatacattttccTATTTGAATCTAAATTCTCTCTTGCTCAATCAAGTCACTACCAAGCATGTATAAAAAGTTCtaccttttattttctttttctgataATTTGCTTTTGATTGTCTGTGCTAAATTAAAGGGAAAATTAATTTGAACTATTGGtttgttaaataattttttttagaatttatatatatatattatttaaaactaACAAAAATACTCTAGATTGttgataattataataaaatacaaaaaatatgtGAAAACTTAGGATGCATTCTCTTTGGTCGTAAGTTATCActgaaaaaagggggaaaaatatgaaaaaaaattgccaCACTCCATATTTTTTTTGATCTCGGGTTCTCTTTGATGTaaaagtatatgaaaatattttgaagAGAGAAATTGTACTATATATTTTGAGGATAAATTgaagagtggagagagagaaaatgaagatAGGTGAGTTAAATtgtactactactactactatatATTTTGAgggtaaaattaaaaaatcataaaaatatacaatatgaaaaaaaatattatcacacatATAACTTGTGATAATGTTATTATGAATTGAAGtgaaaaatgtgaaaaaaagaaCTGCCCGAGAAAATTTTCCTTcttgttcatatatatatatatatatatatatatatatatatatatatatattaactaaGAGAATATGGGTAAAGAgcgaaaaaaatgagaaaaatatatattccaTCTTTTTTTCGTCAAATAAAACACACCCTTGTAATAATAGAATATTTGTTgttcgattttaattaattcCAAAAGCTCGATACCTACCCAAAATGACTTATCCGGTacaatttgtaattttttgtgtAAGTTACAAAATGATACAAATAGTAATATTCACAAACTACAATTTATTGTTGCCAGCGAAAAAAAATAGATTGGTATTGGATTATTGGTTTGGTGCAT
The genomic region above belongs to Salvia miltiorrhiza cultivar Shanhuang (shh) chromosome 5, IMPLAD_Smil_shh, whole genome shotgun sequence and contains:
- the LOC130985162 gene encoding uncharacterized protein LOC130985162 isoform X2 produces the protein MEYERIHKVQTGILSPSKLRIKLMGPHHQKKKDGSNSNSSRTSPSKMEDSEFVNNSLLAAQNGDFGEEVSNLEVLQIKSDGVTSDGSQGDGNLLQSKELGAKDNGDASRFRMQLLSKVDTGNSSSVHPVRMCEDENLDYDSTSSFEFHKGERSLHHSMTRSFSRPMSSKWNDAEKWIMNKQNVQSNISKKANLQNQVNRQPATNMVRVVPESTSSENKPSVKRVDFCQSASQMGSGKFALIDLCPESKDLGEVDDTNMPCTKSVTEESTVPAIRSVSMRDMGTEMTPIPSQEPSRSATPVSATTPLRSPTSSIPSTPRRGEPAPTPTEHPISNSTQNLAENAKRELSEQEQKLKTRREIVALGVQLGKMNIAAWASTDEKDKSNSGNEAIDNDELAQIEYTKRAAAWEEAEKAKHAARYKREEIRIQAWESQQKARLEAEMRQIEAQIEQMKAQAQAKMVKKVAMARQKSEEKRAAAEARKNRQAEKTASQAEYIRQTGRIPSSPFICCGWS